The genomic window GCGATCGTGATGCACTTTTCCACCAACGGCCGCAGCTCTTTGGCTTTGGGAACCGTGGTGATGATACGGCCCTTAACCTTCGGCGCGTTGTCATCAAACTCAGCATCGCGTTCGGTCAGGAACAGCGCGCTGGCCATGTTCTTAAACAATGCCTTACGGTGACTAGGGCTACGGCCTAGCACTCGGCCTCGTCGTCGGTGACGCATGACAGGAACTCTTTATCGGATACTTATTCGGAATGAACGATGGATGGCAACACGCGGCAAACACCGCAGGCCATGATTGGTTAGGGCATCATGCCGCTGCTGTTGGGCACACGCATGCCGAGGTGCAAGCCGTACTGAGCCAGTTTTTCGCGGACTTCGTTCAGCGTGGTTTCGCCAAAGTTACGGACTTCCAACAATTGGTCTTCGTTGCGTTGGACCAGGTCGCGAACCGTTTGAACGTCTTCCGACTCCAAGCAGTTGTTGGCCCGCACAGACAGCTTCAGGTCGGCCAGCGTCATATTCAGCTTGGCATCCAACTGTGCTTCGGCCGATCCGGCACCACCCCGCGAAGCGGAGAAGATGCTGGGTCCGACTTCGCGATACTGTACGAAGGGGTTGAGGTGTTTGCGAAGGATCTTGGCACCTTCGACCAAGGCGATTTCGGGATTCAGCGAACCATCGGTCCACAGTTCCAAAGTCAGCTTGTCGTAGTTGGTCTTCTGACCGACACGCGTCTCTTCGACTTCGTAGCGAACCCGCGTGATGGGGCTGTACACCGCGTCGATAGGGATGATGCCGATTTCGTGATCGCCGGTGCTGTGTTCGGTCGAGGGCACGTAGCCACGACCGTTTTCCACCACCATTTCCATCATGAAGGGGACATCATCGGTCAACGTGGCAAGCACGTGATTCTTGTTGATGATCTCGACGTCGGCATCCACTTGCACGTCAGCGCCGGTGATCACGCCCGCCTTGTCGGCTTCCACGGTGATCACGCGAGTCGCTTCGCTATTGTTTTTGACAACCAGACTTTTGACATTCAGAACGATGTCGGTGACGTCTTCCAAGACGCCCGGAATGGTCGTGAACTCGTGCTGAGCGCCACGGATTTTGATTTGGGTCACGGCACTGCCCATCAAGCTGGACAGCAGCACGCGTCGCAGGCTGTTGCCCACGCTGGTACCGAAGCCGCGTTCGAACGGTTCGGCGACGAATTTACCGTAGGTTTCCGTCAGCGACTCCGCATCGACTTCGACCGTACTCGGCAGTTCCATTCCACGCCATCGAATATGCATGGTCGTTCAAACCTGTTGTAAAATTGTTCGTTGAATCGCGACAAAACGCAGACGTCGCGAAGGATTGAGCGAGCCTAGACGCGTCGTTTCTTACGCGGACGGCAACCGTTATGAGGGATCGGAGTCACTTCTTCGATCAATTTCACGTTCAAACCAGCGGCTTGCAGCGAGGTGATCGCACTTTCTCGGCCCGAACCCGGACCTTTGACGCGAACATCCACATCTTTCATGCCGAACTTCAAAGCCTTCTCGGCGGCTTGCTGGGCGGCGCACTGACCGGCAAAGGGCGTGCTCTTACGACTACCCTTGAAACCGCACGTTCCCGCGCTGGCCCAACAAAGCGTATCGCCCTTGGGGTCGGTGATGGTCACCGAGGTGTTGTTGAACGTCGCATGAATGTGCGCCACTCCGGCGATCACACTGCGACGAACTCGCTTCTTCTTGTTTGTCTTTGCCACCTAAAAGGCTCTCCGGTGCATATGGTTTCTGGAAACTTGCGATTAACGCAAATCC from Roseimaritima ulvae includes these protein-coding regions:
- a CDS encoding DNA-directed RNA polymerase subunit alpha; this translates as MHIRWRGMELPSTVEVDAESLTETYGKFVAEPFERGFGTSVGNSLRRVLLSSLMGSAVTQIKIRGAQHEFTTIPGVLEDVTDIVLNVKSLVVKNNSEATRVITVEADKAGVITGADVQVDADVEIINKNHVLATLTDDVPFMMEMVVENGRGYVPSTEHSTGDHEIGIIPIDAVYSPITRVRYEVEETRVGQKTNYDKLTLELWTDGSLNPEIALVEGAKILRKHLNPFVQYREVGPSIFSASRGGAGSAEAQLDAKLNMTLADLKLSVRANNCLESEDVQTVRDLVQRNEDQLLEVRNFGETTLNEVREKLAQYGLHLGMRVPNSSGMMP
- the rpsK gene encoding 30S ribosomal protein S11 translates to MAKTNKKKRVRRSVIAGVAHIHATFNNTSVTITDPKGDTLCWASAGTCGFKGSRKSTPFAGQCAAQQAAEKALKFGMKDVDVRVKGPGSGRESAITSLQAAGLNVKLIEEVTPIPHNGCRPRKKRRV